In the Scyliorhinus canicula chromosome 23, sScyCan1.1, whole genome shotgun sequence genome, one interval contains:
- the LOC119956528 gene encoding gastrula zinc finger protein XlCGF71.1-like, with amino-acid sequence MEIDTKTATHAVYLPGGCGSPVEDRDPPALQKQSRYQCSVCGKGFNNRSHLEAHFRVHTGERPFECPVCQKGFFKIAYLTRHRRIHTGEKPFQCSVCEKRFYRSFELTRHQQTHGGEKRFECQVCKKRFYSSGNMAQHLRVHTGEKPFECTLCKMRFSRSSNLIEHLRTHTTEKPFECALCQKLFRNSGGLAKHQYLHSSLKPFQCQVCGKGFVQRTHLVKHQSTHI; translated from the coding sequence ATGGAGATCGACACGAAGACGGCGACACATGCGGTTTACCTGCCTGGAGGATGTGGATCACCTGTCGAAGATCGGGATCCTCCAGCCCTCCAGAAGCAGAGCCGGTACCAGTGTTCGGTGTGTGGGAAGGGCTTCAATAACCGGTCACATTTGGAGGCCCACTtccgtgttcacactggggagaggccatttgaaTGCCCCGTGTGTCAAAAGGGATTTTTCAAAATTGCTTACCTAACACGCCACCGGCGCATTCATACGGGAGAGAAGCCCTTTCAGTGCAGCGTGTGCGAGAAGCGTTTTTATAGATCCTTCGAACTAACAAGGCATCAGCAAACGCACGGCGGAGAGAAACGGTTTGAATGCCAAGTGTGTAAAAAGCGCTTTTACTCGTCTGGTAACATGGCACAGCATctgagagttcacactggagagaaacccTTTGAGTGTACGCTGTGCAAAATGCGATTTTCCAGATCCAGCAACTTGATTGAGCACCTGCGAACTCACACCACCGAGAAGCCCTTCGAATGTGCCCTGTGCCAGAAACTGTTTCGGAATTCTGGTGGACTGGCGAAGCACCAGTATTTACACAGTAGCCTGAAACCGTTCCAGTGTCaggtgtgtggaaagggatttgtGCAGCGCACTCACCTGGTAAAGCATCAAAGTACGCACATTTAA